GTCGATGGCCACCGCGATATCGACGCCGTGGACGAGAACCTCGGTGAGATGCACCAGCGCCGCCGCGGGCCCTGGCAGTTCGCCCAGCGAAATGCCCACCGTGGCGTCCAGCGCGTCCGGCCGATGCCACGCGGCGCGGTCCACCTCCGCCGCCGCGGCGAACGCGCCCTGCGGATCGCCGCCGAGCCAGTCGGATTCGTGGTCGGCGCCCGCATCCGTGCCGCTCAACGCGGCCGCGAACAGATGCATGCCACCCACGGTGTGGTTGAGGACGGTCCGCACATCCCAATCCGGGCACGGCGTCGGCGCGGCCAGGCCCGCGTCTCCCACGGCGGCGACGATCGCTCCGGTCGCGTCCAGTGCGCGGTCGATCTGTCCGATCACGTTGTCCATGAGCTTCCTTCGGTCGAGCGGTATCGCTGAATTGGTAACACAGGACACCGACCGGCGCGCGATATTGCGAACACCACTTTGCGCCCAAATGGTTGCCAGTGGTGTGCTTCCGAACGACCGCGGAAAGTAGTGGGCTGCGCGGGAGCCACCCGGCCCGCCGGGCAGCTCAGCAGCGGTTGCGCCGGTCAGCTGGACTCGGTGCGCCCCTCGGAGTCCGCGTCGTTCGATTCCTCGCCCGGCCGGCGCGTGATACCGTGCTCGGTCCCCTCGTCGGCCTCCTGGTCCGGTTCGGGGTGCTCGGGCTCGAAGGTCGCGGGCAGGCCCTTGATGTGCCGGTTCATCGATCGGACCAGCAAGAAGGTGCCCGCGAGCAGAATCAGGATGATGACCAGCCCGAGCGGCGATGCCTTGCCGAACTCGGGCCCGGTCGGTGTGCCTGGCGTCTGGGCGAGCAGAACCAGCGTCACAGCCGCTCGTCCTCGATGCCCGCGAACAGGTCGGTCTCGGGCAGCGCGGTGCGCACCCGGGTTTGGGCCAGCTCGAATTCCTCGGTCGGCCACAGGCGCTGCTGCATCTCTATCGGAATGGCGAAGAACGCGCCGTTCGGGTCGATCTGCGTCGCATGGGCGCGCAAGGCGTCGTCGCGCTGTGGGAAGTACTTGGCGCACTCGATCTGCGTGGTGACCCGCGAAAGTATGTCACCGCGCTCCGCGGCGAACTTGCGCATCCGATCCAGCCACTCCTGCAGCGGGAACGGCTCGCCGACGCGGTCGAACTCGTCGGCGAACACCTCCATCCGCCGCATGCTGAACCCGTGGTCGTAATAGAGCTTCAACGGCGTCCACGGCTCGCCCGCGTCGGGGAAGCGCTCCGGATCGCCGGCGGCCTCGAACGCGGCGACCGACACCTCATGGCAGCGGATGTGGTCCGGATGCGGGTAGCCGCCGGTCTCGTCGTAGGTCGTGATCACATGCGGCTTGAACTCCCGCACCACCCGCACCAACGCCTCGGTGGCCTCCTCCAGCGGAACCAACGCGAAGCTGCCGTCGGGCACCGGTGGCGGCGGGTCGCCCTCCGGCAGGCCCGAGTCGACGAAACCGAGCCACTGCTGGCGCACGCCGAGCGCGTGGGCCGCGGCCGCCATCTCCTCACGGCGGATCTCGTTGATCCGCTCCAAGACGCCCGGCGTGTCCATGGCCGGGTTGAGGATGCTTCCGCGTTCTCCGCCGGTCAGCGTGACGACGAGGACGTCGTGTCCTTCGTCGGCATAGCGGGCGGTCGTCGCCGCACCCTTGCTGGATTCGTCGTCGGGGTGGGCATGCACCGCCATGAGGCGAAGGCCACTCACGTTTTTGTTCACCTCATCGCTCTCGGTCGCGGGCGTCTGGTCTTCGTTCCCTATAGTTCCATTCGATCGACATTTGTTCCGACTTACCCCCCGGGAGCGACTACAGATGACCGAGCCCGCGCCGGAAACCGGCGGTGACACGACGGCCGCGGCTCCGGCGCCGACCCGACGGCCCGCCGACCGGTACGGCACGAAACCACCGGTGCGCCGCTGGTGGATTCCGCTGGTCTTGGGCATGCTGGTGGTGCTGGCCGGGCTCGGTGTCGCCTACCTGGGCTACCAGAAGTACGGTCCGGAGGACATCGACGCCGAGCAACTCGGGTACACCGTTGTCGACGACTCGACCATGACGGTCCGGCTCAAGGTCACCCGCAAGGACCCCGCGCAGCCGGTGGTGTGTTTCGTCCGTGCGATGGCGCGCGACGGCTCCGAGCTCGGCCGCCGCGAGGTGCTGGTCGAACCATCGACCAGCGGCACGGTCGAGCTGACCACCACCGTGCGCTCGTCCGCTCGCCCCGTGTCGGGCAGCATTTACGCGTGCAGCGGTCAGGTACCCGGCTATCTTCGGGCAGGCTGATCCGCCGCTTTTTCGCGCGAGCAGTCCTCGAAATTAACTCCGACCTGCACTTTTGTGATTCATGCTAAAATGGTGTGATACACGGTTCCGGGGCTCGGAGCCGTGTTTGCTGCATTGGCGGCCGGCGCTGTCGGTTCGGGCTTGCGAGTTCGCCCGAAACCTGGGCCTGTAGGGGTTCGATGAACTTCCCAGGATTGCTCCTGCCGTCGACTGGTGCGTGCCCACCTACGGGTGGGCACGCACCGGTGCTCAGGGAATCCCGGCCTGCCGGGAACAACTACTAGGGAGTGATCGAGATGACTGAGACGCAAGTGACCTGGCTGACCCCGGAGTCGCACGACAGGCTCAAGGGCGAACTCGACGCGCTCATCGCCAATCGTCCGGTCATCGCCGCCGAGATCAACGAACGCCGCGAAGAGGGTGACCTCAAGGAGAACGGCGGTTACCACGCCGCGCGCGAGGAGCAAGGCCAGCAGGAGGCGCGGATCCGCCAGCTGCAGGAGCTGCTGAACAACGCCAAGGTCGGCGTCGCACCCACCAAGTCCGGCGTCGCGCTCCCCGGTTCGGTCGTCAAGGTCTACTACGACGGTGACGAGTCCGACACCGAAACCTTCCTGATCGCCACCCGCGAAGAGGGTCTCAGCGACTCCAAGCTCGAGACCTACTCGCCGAGCTCCCCGCTCGGCGGCGCGCTTATCAACGCCAAGGTGGGCGAGACCAGGGAATACACGCTGCCCAACGGCAACATCATGAAAGTCACGCTGCTCAGCGCCGAGCCCTACCACAGCTGACGCTCGCGGCCGTGGCGCCCCCGGCCGATACTTCCCCCGCGGACACGAGCGGCCGCGCCCGATCACCGGGTGCGGCCGCTTCATCATGTCGTGAACCTAACTCAATGCCTGCTCGACATCCGAGAGCAGGTCGCTGACATCCTCGATACCGACCGACAACCGCACCAGATCCGCAGGCACCTCCAGCACGGACCCCTCGGTGGACGCGTGTGTCATCGCGGCCGGGTGCTCGATCAGCGATTCCACGCCGCCCAGCGATTCGGCCAGGGTGAACACCTCGGTTCGTGAGCAGAACTTGCGGGCCGCCTCGACGTCGCCGTGCAGACGTACCGAGATCATCCCGCCGAACCGCCGCATCTGCTTCTCGGCGATGCTGTGGCCGGGGTGCTCCGGCAGGCCCGGGTAGATCACCTGGGAGATCGCGGGATGCCCGGACAGGAATTCCGCGAGGGTTTCGGCGTTGTCGCAGTGCCGGTCCATCCGCACCGCGAGCGTCTTGGTGCCGCGCAGGGTGAGGAAGGCGTCGAACGGGCCGGGGACCGCGCCCGCGCCGTTCTGCAGGAACGCGAAAGCCGCGTCGAGTTCCGGATCGTTGGTGATCAGCGCGCCACCGATCACGTCCGAGTGGCCACCAAGGTACTTGGTGGTGGAGTGCAGCACGATGTCCGCGCCGAGCAGTAGCGGCTGCTGCAGGTAAGGGGTCGCGAAGGTGTTGTCCACCACCAGCTTCGCGCCCGCGGCGTGCGCCACGTCGGCCAGCGCGGGGATGTCACCGATGCTCAGCAGCGGGTTGGTCGGGGTCTCGATCCACACCAGTTTGGTGTTCGGCCGGATTGCGGCGCGCATCTCGTCCACGTTGAACACGTGCGCGGGCGAATGCTCGATACCCCACTGGCTGAACACCTTGTCGATCAGCCGGAAGGTGCCGCCGTAGGCGTCGTCGGGGATCACGATGTGGTCGCCCGGACGCAGCGTGGCGCGCAGCGCACAGTCGGTGGCGGCCATGCCCGAGGCGAAAGCTCGTCCGTAGCGGCCCGATTCGAGCGCGGCGAGGTTCACCTCCAGCGCCGTGCGCGTCGGGTTGCCGGTGCGGCCGTACTCGAAACCGCCGCGCAACCCACCCACGCCGTCCTGGGCGAACGTCGAACTCGCGTAGATGGGCACGTTGACCGCGCCGGTCTGGGGATCGGGATCGTACCCGGCGTGCACAGCTCGTGTGGAGAATCCCAGCTCGCTCATGCCGACACCTCGCTGCGCTCGGCGTCGGCACGAGCGAGCGCTCGGCTGTGCCTGTTTGATCGCTCGCTGCGCTCGCTCATACACCTCAGCCTAATCGGGGCGATTCTCGGGCAACTTCCCGGGGAAGGCGACCGCCGCGATGAGCTCGGCCGGACCGCTGGATCGGTGGCGCAGAGTGAAATCTCGCCGCTTGCTCCGGTTGTGCTACCCGACGACGGCGGCCACACCGAAAATCTTGCGCTGAGCGGACGACGTGAGCTCGGTCTCATCGATCCGGCCGCGTTTAGGCTGAGCTGATGGTCACTGTCGAAGAGCTGTTCGCAACCGACGCACTGCTGTCCGAGGACGAGCGTGAGATCCGCGACACCGTCGCGGCATTCGCGGCCCAACGGCTGCGACCGCACATCGCGGACTGGTTCGAGGCAGGCACTTTTCCGGCCGGGGAAATCGCGCCCGAACTCGGCAAGCTCGGGCTGCTCGGCATGCACCTGGAGGGCTACGGCTGCGCCGGAATGTCGGCGACCGCCTACGGCCTGGCCTGCCAGGAATTGGAGGCGGTCGACTCGGGCGTGCGCAGCATGGTCTCGGTGCAGGGCTCGCTGGCGATGACCGCGATCCACAAGTACGGCACCGAGGAACAGAAAAAGCAGTGGCTGCCGGAGCTGGCCGCGGGCCGTGCGCTCGGCTGTTTCGGGCTCACCGAACCGGACTTCGGCTCCAACCCCGGCGGCATGCGGACCAGGGCGAAGCGCGACGGCGCCGACTGGGTGCTGAACGGATCGAAGATGTGGATCACCAACGGCTCGGTGGCCGATATCGCGGTGGTCTGGGCGCAGACCGAAGACGAGGGCAAACAGGTGATCCGCGGGTTCCTGGTTCCGGCCGGTGCGCCTGGCTTCACCGCGCGGGAGATGCATCGCAAGCTGTCCCTGCGCGCGTCGGTCACCGCGGAGCTGGACTTCGACGATGTCCGGCTGCCCGCGGACGCGGTGCTGCCGCAGTCGCGCGGCCTCGCCTCGCCGCTCGCATGCCTGAGCGAAGCGCGTTTCGGCATCGTCTTCGGTGCGCTCGGCGCGGCCCGCGACTGCCTCGCGGCGACCATCGAGTACACCAGGACGCGCGAAGTGTTCGACAAGCCGCTGGCCGCCTACCAGCTGACCCAGGCGAAGCTGGCCGACATGGCGCTGGAGTTCGGCAAAGGCCAGTTGCTCGCGCTGCATATCGGGCGTCTGAAGGACCGCGGCGAGGTCACCCCGGAGCAGGTGAGCGCGGGGAAACTGAACAGCACACGCGAGGCCATCGCGATCGCCCGTGAATGCCGCACCATCCTCGGCGCCAACGGCATCACGCTCGACTACCCGGTGCTTCGTCATGCGAACAATCTGGAGTCGGTGCTCACCTATGAGGGCACGGCGGAGGTGCATCAGCTGGTGCTCGGCCGGGCACTGACCGACGCGAATGCTTTTCGCTGACAAGTCTTTTCGCAAGGCAGATTTGCTGAGCACGACATTTCCGGCGATCACCACTGCGGCAAAAGTCACAGTTCTATAAATATTGAATAATTGCTAGGATACGAAGATGTTTCTGATCGGCCCCGCGCTGCTCGAAGTGTCGGCGCACAGGATTTTGCACCGGCTACACGAGACCCACGGGGCGCCCGCACTCGCCGCGGCCGCGGAGATTCCTGTGCTCTCGGCGGCGCTGGACCAGCACGCCGCGGCGGTGCGCGACATTCTCAGGCACGGCGTGCCGGGAGCGTCGAAAGTTCCCTCGGCCGTACTCCTCGCAGGTTATGCGCGTGGACTGCTCGATCAGGTACGCGAGACGAATGCCGCCGAGCGCGACATCGACGACCCGAGCGGCGCGCCGACGATGCGCGGGAACGCACCGAGAAATCTCTTCGGCTGGGCCGAGGCCGACTGGGCCCAGCTGCGCCTTGCCGGGGTATGCCTGCACGCCATGCGTCAACCGGCCTGAGGCAGCCCCCATAGACCTGTGTATTCCGGGTTGCCGGAGCCCGGCCACAGGAGTGCGGCCGCCGCAGGAATACCTGCGGCGGCCGCACTTGTCTCAACGGTTCAGCGCACGTCGCCCTGGTCGCGATAACCCGGGGACTCGCCGGGCTGTGCGTAACCGCCGGCCGGCGTCGAGTCTTGGGTCCATTGCTGCCCCTGGCCGCGAGCGGCCTGCTGGTCTATCAACAACTGCTCGCGGGCGGCGTCCTCACGACCGCGCTGGTAGGCCTCGGCCTGGCCCTTCACCGCAGGTATCTCCTCCTCCAAGCCGCTGAGCCAGTTCTCCCAGCGCTGCTGCATCGGGCGGATCATGCCGCCGCCGACCCCGACCACCAGGATGCCGCCGAGGGTGGCCAGAACCGTGATCAGGATCGGCACGGTGACCGAGGTGGCCACCCCGATCTGGTTCAGCGCGGCAACGATGCCGATGCCCCAGACGAACACCCCGGCGATCCGGCCGACCATAGCGCCGTAGGACAGGCCGCCGAGCATCGTGCCGACCATCTCGCGGACCGCGTGGGCGATGGCGCCGGTGATCACCACGATGATGATCGCGACCGCCGCCCTTGGCAGCCAGGAGACGATGCCGCTGAGCATGTCGCTCACCGGATTCGGCCCGAAAACACCGAAACCGAGCTGCAGCGCGATCAGCAGGATCGCGTAGTACGCCAGCTTCGCCAGCAGGTCGGAGGCGTCGTAGCGACTGCGCGACAGCATCCGCTGGATCCCGCCGCGTTCGACGAGCCGGTCGAACCCGACGCGCTCGAGCACCTTGTCGACGATCGTCGCCACCACCTTCGCGACGATCCAACCGATGAGCAGGATGACGAGAAAACCGACCAGCTTGGGGACGAACGTGGCGACGGAACTCCACGCATCGGAGAACCCCTGCTGGAAATCAATAGCCAAACTAGAGGTCTGCATGCCCATCCCTTCGCTCACCGATGACGCCGTGGCAATTTGCCACGGCTGGGTCAAGCCCGGCTATACCCCTGCGGCTGCACTCGAATCTGCCATTTGCGGACAAATTGCCTCTCCGCCGGATTCGACATAATCGAGATAAATTCGTCGCCGAAGGCGGCGGATAACCCGCACCGGACGCGACCGGACGCCGATCCCGGCCCGCTACTGGAGCGCACGCAGCCTGGCACTGCTGGCCGACGAATGGGCCGACCTGATCACCGGCGGTGTGCACGAGAGAGCACGCCGCGGGCGGCCCGCGTAAGACGCTATCGCTTCGCCCAGCATCGGACTCAGGAGAAACCGACACGATAGCCCGCGCCCAGGGATACGCCGCGCGCCTGCACTGCGGGCGGGCTGCCGTGCTCTCAGGAGCGGCGCGGGACGGGTTCTTCGCGTCCACGAACGCGCCGGGCCCGCTCGCCGCGCGGCGAGCGGGCCCGCAGGCCGACGCGATCGGCTGATCAAGCGAGCCCGGTTACTTCCCGATGGTTCCAGTGCTGAGGAATCCGAGCAGATCGTGGCGGGTGATGACGCCGACGGGCTTGCCGTCCTCGACCACCATCAGGGCGTCGGTGTCCGACAGCGCCTTCGTCGCGGCCGAGAGCGGTTCGCCGGAACCGATCAGCGGGAACGACGGGCTCATGTGCTCGGCCACCGAATCCGTGAGGTGTGCACGGCCTTCGAACACCGCCGACAGCAGATCGCGCTCGGACACGCTGCCCGCGACCTCGCCCGCCATCACCGGTGGCTCGGCGCCGACGACGGGCATCTGCGACACCCCGTACTCGCGCAGGATCTCGATCGCGTCGCGCAGCGTCTCCGAAGGATGGGTGTGCACCAGGTCGGGCAGCTCGCCCGACTTTCCGCGCAGCACGTCGCCGACCAGCGGCTCGGCGACGCCGTCCAACCGCTCACGGAGGAAGCCGTAGGAGCTCATCCACCGGTCGTTGAAGATCTTCGACAGGTAACCGCGTCCGCCGTCGGGCAGCAGCACCACGACTACGGCGTCCGGATCGCGGCGCGCCACCTCGATGGCGGCCACCACCGCCATACCACACGAGCCGCCGACCAGCAGGCCCTCTTCGCGGGCCAGCCGCCGGGTCATGTCGAAGGAGTCGGCGTCGGACACCGCGATGATCTCGTTCGGCACGGCGGGGTCGTAGGCCGACGGCCAGAAGTCCTCGCCGACGCCCTCAACCAGATAGGGCCGTCCGGTACCGCCGGAGTACACCGACCCCTCCGGATCGGCGCCGATGATCTTCACCTTCCCGCCGGAGACCTCCTTGAGGTAGCGACCGGCGCCGGTGATGGTGCCGCCGGTGCCGACACCCGCCACGAAATGGGTCACCTTGCCGTCGGTGTCCCGCCAGATCTCCGGGCCAGTGGTCTCGTAATGGCTGTCCGGTCCGCCCGGGTTGGCGTACTGGTTCGGTTTCCACGCACCGGCGATCTCCCGGACCAGACGGTCGGAAACGCTGTAGTAGCTGTCCGGGTGGTCCGGCGGCACGGCGGTCGGGCACACCACGACCTCGGCGCCGTAGGCGCGCAGCACATTGCGCTTGTCCTCACTGACCTTGTCCGGGCAGACGAACACGCAGTTGTAGCCGCGCTGCTGCGCGACGAGCGCCAGGCCGACGCCCGTGTTGCCGGAGGTGGGTTCGACGATGGTGCCGCCGGGGCCTAGCTCCCCGGACTTCTCGGCGGCGTCGATCATCTTCACCGCGATCCGGTCCTTGGAGCTGCCGCCGGGGTTGAGGTATTCGATCTTGGCCGCTACCAGGCCGGCGTTCGATCCCACCACCGAGTTCAACCGGACCAACGGCGTATTACCGATGAGATCCACGACATGATCCGCGATGCGCATGCCCCCATAGTTGCAGACGCGCTAACTGTGAGTTCGCGCACGCCGCACGCTACTCGTCGCGGCTACCGATGAATCGGCACCGCCGCCTTTAGGATCGCAGCCATGAGGCAGCCGAACATCGCCCGTGCCGCCACCATTCTGGCCGGATCGGCGGTGGCCCTGGTGGTCGGATCCGGCGCGCAGGCGGACGCGACGAGCGTCGAGTTCCCGCAGGTGCCCACGCTCGCGCGCGGTGGTCTGTGCTGGACGAATATCCGCACCTGGGCCGACACCAGCCCCGAATGGCCGGGCCGCGCCATCCTCAACATGCGCGCGCTACCGGTCTCCGGTCTCGGACCCGGTGCCTACCCGCTGGCCCCGCTGTGCGAGGTTCGCACGACCGTCGCCTGGCGCAACACCACCACCGGCGCGACGGGCAGCTACGACAACATCGTGGTCACCGGCATCTACGGCAGCATCCAGTACGCGCTGTTCCAGGACACCGGCCCCGGCCTCGTCGAGGTCACCGTCTCCACCGACTCCGCCAGCATCCCGGCACGCGGCACGTTCGTCGTACCGGGCTGACCCGAGCCGACGGTCGCGCACCGGCCACGGCCCACGACAGCCGAATACGCAGTCCGACCGATCCCGTCGGCAGCGAACGGGAGCCGCGGCTCATTCCACAGTTCCCGGGCTGGGCGCTGGGGTCCGATTCCGTAAAATTCTCTGGTGTGAGCGCACCTCGGTTCCACTGGCGGACGGCCCCGCCGCGGACCTCGCCGCACAACTTCTTCCGGTACTGATCGAGGCGCTGCGCGCGGCGACCCCTGCTTCCCGCACACCGCGACGAGACGTAGATTCGATACGAACTCGCGAGTAACAACACGGTTCGCAGAGACCGTCCTACAAAGGAGTCCTCATGCCTGAGGCCGTCATCGTTTCGACCGCACGCTCCCCGATCGGCCGGGCCCGCAAGGGCTCGCTGGTCGACCTGCGGCCCGACGATCTGACCACGCAGATCGTGCGGGCAGCGCTCGACAAGGTGCCCGCCCTGGACCCGGCCCAGATCGACGACCTGATCCTCGGCTGCGGTTCCCCTGGCGGCGAGCAGGGCTTCAACATCGCCCGCATCGTCGCGGTGCAACTCGGCTACGACTTCGTGCCCGGCACCACCGTGCACCGCTACTGCGCCTCGTCGCTGCAGTCCACCCGGATGGCGTTCCACGCGATCAAGGCGGGCGAGGGCGACGTGTTCATCTCCGCCGGCGTGGAGACGGTGTCCCGCTACGTGAACGGTTCCGCCGACAGCTGGCCGAACACCCAGAACCCGGTGTTCGAAGCGGCGCAGGCGCGCACGGCGAAGACCGCCGAGGGCGGCGCGGGCATCTGGCACGACCCACGGGAGGACACACTGGTCCCCGACGCCTACATCGCGATGGGCCAGACCGCCGAGAACGTCGCGACCCGCACCGGCATCACCCGCGAGGAGCAGGACCGCTGGGGCGTCCGCTCGCAGAACCGGGCCGAGGAGGCGATCGGGAACGGCTTCTTCGAGCGCGAGATCACCCCGGTGACGCTGCCGAACGGCACCGTGGTCAGCACGGACGACGGTCCGCGCGCCGGCGTCACCTACGAGGCGGTCTCCGGGCTGAAGCCGGTGTTCCGCCCGGACGGCACCATCACCGCAGGCAACTGCTGCCCGCTCAACGATGGCGCCGCCGCGCTGGTCGTCATGAGCGACACCAAAGCCGAGGAGCTGGGCCTGACCCCGCTGGCCCGCATCGTGTCCACCGGTGTCTCCGGCTTGTCGCCGGAGATCATGGGCCTCGGCCCGATCGAGGCGTGCAAGCGCGCGCTGGCGCTGGCCGGCAAGACCATCGATGACATCGACCTGGTCGAGATCAACGAGGCGTTCGCGGTGCAAGTGCTCGGCTCGGCCCGCGAGCTGAAGATCGACGAGGACAAGCTGAATGTGTCCGGCGGCGCTATCGCGCTCGGCCACCCGTTCGGCATGACCGGCGCCAGGATCACCACCACGCTGATCAACAACCTGCAGACCTACGACAAGCAGTTCGGTCTGGAGACCATGTGCGTCGGCGGCGGCCAAGGCATGGCGATGGTCATCGAGCGCCTGAGCTGAGACGAAGAAAGGGCGGTCGCCGGGACTCCGGCGACCGCCCTTTCTCGTAGTTCGCTAGTCGTTCTGGAAGTAGCTCAGCAGTCGCAAAATCTCGACGTAGAGCCACACCAGGGTGACGGTCAGGCCGAGGGCGACGCCCCAGGCCGCCCGCTCCGGCGCCTGCGCGCGGATCAGCTGATCGGCGGCGTCGAAGTCGAGCAGGAAGCTGAACGCGGCGATGGCGATGCACACCAGGCTGAAGACGATCGCCAGCGGGCCTCCGTCACGCAGGCCGAGACCGCCGGAGATGAAGAAGCCGGCAATCAGATTGCCCAGCACGAGCACCAAGATTCCGATCATGGCGCCGACGATGATCCTGGTGAACCGCGGCGTCACCCGGATGGCGCCGGTCTTGTAGACCACCAGCATGCCCGCGAACACACCGAACGTGCCGAGCACCGCCTGACCGATCAGCGCACTGCCGCCGACCCCACCGAACTCGATGTCGGTGAACATGAACGACAGCGCACCGAGGAACAGACCCTCGGCCACCGCGTAGGACAGCACCAGCACCGGGTTGTCCATCTTGTTCGCGAAGGTCGCGATCAGCACAAGCACCAGGCCGACCAGGCCGCCGACGATCACAAACAGCGGCGCGAGCGAAGTGTTCGCGTTGGTGAGGCCGTAGGAGATTATCGCGGA
The DNA window shown above is from Nocardia sp. NBC_01730 and carries:
- a CDS encoding TIGR03086 family metal-binding protein, with the translated sequence MDNVIGQIDRALDATGAIVAAVGDAGLAAPTPCPDWDVRTVLNHTVGGMHLFAAALSGTDAGADHESDWLGGDPQGAFAAAAEVDRAAWHRPDALDATVGISLGELPGPAAALVHLTEVLVHGVDIAVAIDRPDLADDGLCGELLATMQAMGGIDSFRAPGIFGPEIVVAGDEPAHRRLLAYVGREY
- the mca gene encoding mycothiol conjugate amidase Mca; translated protein: MAVHAHPDDESSKGAATTARYADEGHDVLVVTLTGGERGSILNPAMDTPGVLERINEIRREEMAAAAHALGVRQQWLGFVDSGLPEGDPPPPVPDGSFALVPLEEATEALVRVVREFKPHVITTYDETGGYPHPDHIRCHEVSVAAFEAAGDPERFPDAGEPWTPLKLYYDHGFSMRRMEVFADEFDRVGEPFPLQEWLDRMRKFAAERGDILSRVTTQIECAKYFPQRDDALRAHATQIDPNGAFFAIPIEMQQRLWPTEEFELAQTRVRTALPETDLFAGIEDERL
- a CDS encoding DUF4307 domain-containing protein: MTEPAPETGGDTTAAAPAPTRRPADRYGTKPPVRRWWIPLVLGMLVVLAGLGVAYLGYQKYGPEDIDAEQLGYTVVDDSTMTVRLKVTRKDPAQPVVCFVRAMARDGSELGRREVLVEPSTSGTVELTTTVRSSARPVSGSIYACSGQVPGYLRAG
- the greA gene encoding transcription elongation factor GreA; this encodes MTETQVTWLTPESHDRLKGELDALIANRPVIAAEINERREEGDLKENGGYHAAREEQGQQEARIRQLQELLNNAKVGVAPTKSGVALPGSVVKVYYDGDESDTETFLIATREEGLSDSKLETYSPSSPLGGALINAKVGETREYTLPNGNIMKVTLLSAEPYHS
- a CDS encoding cystathionine gamma-synthase: MSELGFSTRAVHAGYDPDPQTGAVNVPIYASSTFAQDGVGGLRGGFEYGRTGNPTRTALEVNLAALESGRYGRAFASGMAATDCALRATLRPGDHIVIPDDAYGGTFRLIDKVFSQWGIEHSPAHVFNVDEMRAAIRPNTKLVWIETPTNPLLSIGDIPALADVAHAAGAKLVVDNTFATPYLQQPLLLGADIVLHSTTKYLGGHSDVIGGALITNDPELDAAFAFLQNGAGAVPGPFDAFLTLRGTKTLAVRMDRHCDNAETLAEFLSGHPAISQVIYPGLPEHPGHSIAEKQMRRFGGMISVRLHGDVEAARKFCSRTEVFTLAESLGGVESLIEHPAAMTHASTEGSVLEVPADLVRLSVGIEDVSDLLSDVEQALS
- a CDS encoding acyl-CoA dehydrogenase family protein encodes the protein MVTVEELFATDALLSEDEREIRDTVAAFAAQRLRPHIADWFEAGTFPAGEIAPELGKLGLLGMHLEGYGCAGMSATAYGLACQELEAVDSGVRSMVSVQGSLAMTAIHKYGTEEQKKQWLPELAAGRALGCFGLTEPDFGSNPGGMRTRAKRDGADWVLNGSKMWITNGSVADIAVVWAQTEDEGKQVIRGFLVPAGAPGFTAREMHRKLSLRASVTAELDFDDVRLPADAVLPQSRGLASPLACLSEARFGIVFGALGAARDCLAATIEYTRTREVFDKPLAAYQLTQAKLADMALEFGKGQLLALHIGRLKDRGEVTPEQVSAGKLNSTREAIAIARECRTILGANGITLDYPVLRHANNLESVLTYEGTAEVHQLVLGRALTDANAFR
- a CDS encoding DUF6401 family natural product biosynthesis protein: MFLIGPALLEVSAHRILHRLHETHGAPALAAAAEIPVLSAALDQHAAAVRDILRHGVPGASKVPSAVLLAGYARGLLDQVRETNAAERDIDDPSGAPTMRGNAPRNLFGWAEADWAQLRLAGVCLHAMRQPA
- a CDS encoding mechanosensitive ion channel family protein, with amino-acid sequence MQTSSLAIDFQQGFSDAWSSVATFVPKLVGFLVILLIGWIVAKVVATIVDKVLERVGFDRLVERGGIQRMLSRSRYDASDLLAKLAYYAILLIALQLGFGVFGPNPVSDMLSGIVSWLPRAAVAIIIVVITGAIAHAVREMVGTMLGGLSYGAMVGRIAGVFVWGIGIVAALNQIGVATSVTVPILITVLATLGGILVVGVGGGMIRPMQQRWENWLSGLEEEIPAVKGQAEAYQRGREDAAREQLLIDQQAARGQGQQWTQDSTPAGGYAQPGESPGYRDQGDVR
- a CDS encoding cystathionine beta-synthase, with amino-acid sequence MRIADHVVDLIGNTPLVRLNSVVGSNAGLVAAKIEYLNPGGSSKDRIAVKMIDAAEKSGELGPGGTIVEPTSGNTGVGLALVAQQRGYNCVFVCPDKVSEDKRNVLRAYGAEVVVCPTAVPPDHPDSYYSVSDRLVREIAGAWKPNQYANPGGPDSHYETTGPEIWRDTDGKVTHFVAGVGTGGTITGAGRYLKEVSGGKVKIIGADPEGSVYSGGTGRPYLVEGVGEDFWPSAYDPAVPNEIIAVSDADSFDMTRRLAREEGLLVGGSCGMAVVAAIEVARRDPDAVVVVLLPDGGRGYLSKIFNDRWMSSYGFLRERLDGVAEPLVGDVLRGKSGELPDLVHTHPSETLRDAIEILREYGVSQMPVVGAEPPVMAGEVAGSVSERDLLSAVFEGRAHLTDSVAEHMSPSFPLIGSGEPLSAATKALSDTDALMVVEDGKPVGVITRHDLLGFLSTGTIGK
- a CDS encoding acetyl-CoA C-acetyltransferase; translated protein: MPEAVIVSTARSPIGRARKGSLVDLRPDDLTTQIVRAALDKVPALDPAQIDDLILGCGSPGGEQGFNIARIVAVQLGYDFVPGTTVHRYCASSLQSTRMAFHAIKAGEGDVFISAGVETVSRYVNGSADSWPNTQNPVFEAAQARTAKTAEGGAGIWHDPREDTLVPDAYIAMGQTAENVATRTGITREEQDRWGVRSQNRAEEAIGNGFFEREITPVTLPNGTVVSTDDGPRAGVTYEAVSGLKPVFRPDGTITAGNCCPLNDGAAALVVMSDTKAEELGLTPLARIVSTGVSGLSPEIMGLGPIEACKRALALAGKTIDDIDLVEINEAFAVQVLGSARELKIDEDKLNVSGGAIALGHPFGMTGARITTTLINNLQTYDKQFGLETMCVGGGQGMAMVIERLS
- a CDS encoding Bax inhibitor-1/YccA family protein, which gives rise to MRTTSNPVFRNLPRQEGGGYASFGSGVTTAGQFGNQYGQQPYGQYPQPYQQAPATRAMTIDDVVTKTAVTLGVLALSAIISYGLTNANTSLAPLFVIVGGLVGLVLVLIATFANKMDNPVLVLSYAVAEGLFLGALSFMFTDIEFGGVGGSALIGQAVLGTFGVFAGMLVVYKTGAIRVTPRFTRIIVGAMIGILVLVLGNLIAGFFISGGLGLRDGGPLAIVFSLVCIAIAAFSFLLDFDAADQLIRAQAPERAAWGVALGLTVTLVWLYVEILRLLSYFQND